A stretch of DNA from Amylolactobacillus amylophilus DSM 20533 = JCM 1125:
TAACTTCGAGGCCATTGGTCCAGTTCTACAAGGGTTGAATAAGCCGGTCTCGGACCTTTCACGTGGTGCAAACGAGGAAGATGTCTACAAAACCGCGATATTAACGGCGGCACAAGCCTTAGATTAGGAAGAACAAAAGTGAAACAAATTACCATTGACTCAGCTTCTGCGATGCAGCAGTTGGGAGAACAAATTGGGCATAACTTGCGGCCCCATGACCTCTTGTTGCTTGAGGGGGACCTTGGTGCAGGCAAAACCACCCTGACGAAGGGAATAGCGCGCGCTCTAGGTATCAGACGTCCAGTTAAGAGCCCGACGTTCACCATCGTGCGTGAGTATCGTGAAGGCAAACTACCGCTTTTTCACATGGACATGTATCGCCTAGAGGATGGAGACACAGCCAGTCTAGACCTCGAGGCATACCTACAAGAAGATGGTGTTGTCATCATGGAATGGCCAAACTTTGTGCAAACGGAGCTCCCGCCGGAATACTTGACTATCGCGATTGAGCGCGATGACACCGACTTGGATTCGACTAGGAGAATTGTAAAGGTCAGCGCCACGGGACAGCGCTACGAAGAGCTACTTCAACAACTATGACAAAAAAACTAGTTCAACTCAGTTAATGAGTTGAACTAGTTTTTTGATGGGCTCGTCACTGAAATGTTCATCGTCGTGAATCAGAATCTGAGCACAAGCTAGGCTGTCCGAGAGGGCGTGGTGGTGGTGCTGTAAATCAATTTCAAGTGCCGCACTGATGGTGTTTAATTTATGATTAGGCAATTCTGGATGGAATTTTCTACTCGTTTTGAGTGTATCGAGCGCCAGGAAGTTTGGCCGGGCCAAACCATATTTATCAAGCATCGCCTGCAGGACCCTGATGTCAAACCGGGCATTGTGCGCCACAACCAGTGAATGGGGCGAGAATAGGGGACTGAAGCTCGGCCAGATTTCGTTGAATTTCGGTGCGGCCTGTACGTCTTCGGGGTGGATCCCATGAACCTGCACGTTTCGGTATTCAAACTGCTCCTCGGGGTTGATTAGTGAATAGTATTCATCAACCACCTTGTTGTCACGCACCATGACAAGAGCTATCGAGCAGGCGCTTGACGCAGAGCGGTTAGCTGTTTCGAAATCCATTGCAATAAAGTTCATTATTAAACCTCTAAGTCTTTCATTTCAAGTAAAATTGGTGCGTGGTCCGAACCCATAATCTGGTCTAGAATATCCGATTCCTTAACATTGATTGCTAGTCCCTTACTGAGACCGAAGTAGTCAATCCGCCAACCAGCGTTGTTTTTGCGGGCATTAAAGCGGTAGCTCCACCAAGAATACTTGACTTCCGTAGGGTGGAGCAATCTAAAGCTGTCGATGAAGCCGGCATCCAGTAGCGCAGTGAATTGGGCACGCTCTTCGTCGGAGAAACCAGCGTTGTGGTGGTTGGTCTGATTGTTCTTCAAGTCAATTGGTTCGTGGGCCACGTTTAGGTCACCACAGAAAATTACTGGTTTCTTTTCGTCCAGGTGAACCAGGTAGTCCTTGAAGTCGCGGTCCCAGACTGTCCGAAAACTCAGGCGCTTAAGCTTGTCCTGGGAATTCGGCGTGTAACAGGTCACAAAGAAGAAGTCTTTGTATTCGAGTGTGATGACTCGGCCCTCATCATCCCCAATCTCGTTGCCGATACCGTAGCTGACGGAGAGCGGCGTGTGTTTCGTGAAGATGGCCGTGCCGGAGTATCCCTTGCGCTTCGCAAAGTTAAAGTAGGTTTCGTAGCCAGGTAATTCTAATTCAACCTGCTCTTCTTGTAACTTGGTTTCCTGAATGGCGAAGAAGTCCGCATCCGTGGCGGTAAAAAATTCGGTAAAGTTCTTTTTCAGGATTGCGCGTAATCCGTTGACGTTCCAAGAGATAAATTTCATGTTTTGACTGCCTCCAGCGGTTTTCTAGAAGCTAGTATAACACAGTCATTTAGTAAACTTGCTAGTATAATTCCAATCCTTTTTTTGGTAATATAGACGTATTGAAATACGGGGGTAAATCATTTGCAATTACTAGACTTACTGCAAGAAGGAATCAATATTCAAGAGCACATTCCACTTAGTCGGTTTACGTTCACCAAAACCGGGGGACCAGCTGAATTTATCGCTTTTCCGCGGACAATCGAGCAGATTAAGCGGCTGATTGAGGTCACAAAGGAGAATGAAATACCACTCACTGTGCTTGGTAATGCTAGTAACTTGATTATCAGGGATGGGGGAATTAAGGGATTAGTGATTCTCTTAAACCAGATGAACCAGATAATTGCGCTCAGCGACCACCGGATCAAGGCTTATGCCGGTGCGCGGATTATTAATACAAGCGAAGCGGCCTACCGGCAGAGTTTAAGTGGCTTGGAGTTTGCTGCGGGGATTCCCGGTAGTGTAGGTGGGGCGGTCTACATGAATGCCGGCGCCTACGATGGCGAGATTAAGGACGTCTTGGAGTCTGTCACCGTCTTGACCCGGGACGACGAGTTGAAGACGTATACGAACGAAGAGATGAACTTCAGCTACAGGCACTCGCTGGTCCAAGAGAATGGGGCAGTCGTCTTATTCGCTATCTTCAAGCTGAAACCAGCCAAGAGCGAGCCGATTAGAACGAAGATGGACCACCTAAACGCACTCAGACGGGCGAAGCAACCACTAGAATATCCATCATGTGGTAGCGTCTTTAAACGACCCGCCGGCCATTACACTGGTCCGCTGATTATTGAAGCGGGCCTTCAGGGCAAGCAAATTGGTGGGGCCCAGGTATCCATGAAGCATGCCGGCTTTATCGTGAATGTGGATCACGCAACCGCGACTGACTACGTGAATTTGATTCACCTGATCCAAACCACAATTAAAGAAAAATACGATATTAATTTAGAAACAGAGGTTCGAATTATCGGACAAGAAATTTAAGGCAGGTGATCCAATTTGACGGTTCAATTATTAGAAGGGGTAGTCCTCTTGATTAGTTTGGTGGTTGTCTCAAACGTCATCAACCACTATTTTTCGGCAATCCCCACGAGTTTAATTCAGATTGGATTAGGACTAGTACTCGCGCTCACTTTTTCGATTACAATTCCGCTAAAAACCGATTGGTTTTTACTCCTTTTTGTTGCACCATTACTTTATAACGACGGCCGGACCTTCCCGAAGCAAGATCTCTGGTCTTTGAAACGGCCCATCATCATTAACTCGATCGTGTTGGTTTTCTTCACGACCTTTGTTGGTGGGGCAATCATCCACCTCTTAATTCCAAGCCTACCATATGCTGCTAGTTTCGCATTGGCGGCTATTTTGAGCCCAACGGATCCTGTCGCTGTTCATTCTATTACGAGTCAGGCCAAGCTACCAAAGTGGATTGTGAACTTGGTGGCTGGTGAAAGCCTGATCAATGATGCCAGTGGCCTGATTGGTTTCAAGTATGGGGTCGCTGCTACGATGACTGGCGTATTTTCGCTATTCGAAGCGGCAGGCGACTTCGTCTACATCAGTGTGGTCGGTGCATTGACCGGCTTTATCGCTATTTCGTTGATTCGCTATGCACTGCGTTCACTCATTAGGCGCGGTTTCAATGATGTAACAATCCTCGCCGTGATTAACTTCATTACCCCTTTTCTGATCTACTTGATTGCCGAATATCTCCACGCATCCGGCGTAATTGCCGTAGTGGTCGCAGGTATATTCACCGCATTACGCGGTCGTAATTACTTGGAGAGCGGCTCCGAGTATGTGGTGGTCACGAATAAAAGTTGGGAGATTATCGTTTACATTTTAAATGGCATGATTTTCCTAATTCTTGGGATCGAGTTGCCAGTAGCCATGAACCAGGCAATTCAAAATCCAGATATTCACACAGGTTATGCGGTTGCCTTGGTCTTTGCTATCTGGTTCATCCTGTTTCTCATCCGCGTGCTTTGGATTTACGGCTCGAACTTCGTTCAGTTTGTTTTCCAGAAAAGTCAGGGTAAAAGGGAACAGGTCACACTGTCCGATGCCCTATTATCGGGTTTAACCGGTGTACGGGGAGCAATCACGATGGCAGCGGCACTCTCTATTCCGCCCCTATTAAATAATGAACAGCCCTTTCCAAACAGACCGTTAATTCTGTTTATCGCTGCTGGTGTAATTGTCCTTTCGTTAGTCATGGCCGTGGTGCTCATCCCAATTCTGACTAAGCGTGCGTTTAAATTACAACTTAAGCAGACACTGGATGAAACGGTTGAGGAGAATGTCGCGCCGGCGGATTCGATGTCAGAAAAGGAAGCTAAGAACTACCTCTATAATAGTGCGGTTCAGGCTGTCGAGGAACAGAGACGCCAAAATGAGAATCAACGGGCAGCTCTTGATGTGATTGATGAATACCAGAAGCTCATTGCGAGCCTCATGCACGAGGAATTTGGCACGGAATCTGACCAGGCACAAGTGCTTTTGAAAGATGAGTTGACGCTTAGACGGGTCGGCTTTCGTGGTGAAGCAAGCACGCTAGAGTACTTGATGTACAACGGCCAAATCACCCAGAAAGTTTATCTGGAGTTACGGAAAGAATTAGCCGATGCGTTTGATGCCTTGACCAACCTGCATCAGGGCCGAGAGGTCAAACGGCTTAAGCGCATGTCGTATCATCTGAAACATTCTCGGGGCATATTGAGGAAGCAGTTCCAAAGCATGTTTAAATTGCGCGCTAAACAAAATCCGGAGAAGGCCTTTGCATCGAAGGAAATGGCTAAGAATGCATTGAAGTTTCTCTCTGATTTTTTAAGTGATGACAAACAAAAAGAACATCAGTATAATCAAAGGGTTGTTTACCGACTTGTGGTGGCCTACCGCCGTAAAATCGCCCAACTGAAGGCGAATGAACACGAGCAGAACAGCAACTATGATGCCCAAGTTTATCAGTTGAGAATAGTGGCCTTTGCTGCGCAACGAGCTGCTATCAGCAACTTGGTTGATGCTCGTAAGCTGGCGCCGACGCTAGCAGATAAATTACGACAGGAAGTTAATTTTGCGGAGAGCGCACTACAACTTACTGTTGATACTACTGAATAGAGGACGATGATTGTGGAACCAATTATTGAATTAAGAAATATTGGCAAAGAGTACGAGGACGGGTTCGTGGCACTAAAAGATGTGAACCTAGAGATAGAGAGTGGCAAAATTTACTCACTGCTGGGTCCGTCTGGTTCGGGAAAGACGACGATTTTGCAGATCATTGGCGGCTTCTCTAAACCAACAACAGGCTCCGTCTTGTTCGAGGGCAAGGATATCAGGAGCGTTGACGCAAGTAAGCGCCAGATTAACACGGTATTCCAAAACTACGGTATTTTCCCACACCTCGATGTCTACGATAACATTGCATTCGGGCTGGTCGTCCGAAAGCTACCAAAAGCGGAAATCGACGCTGCCGTGAAGGACGCGCTGAAGATGGTTCGCCTTGAGGGTTTTTCAGACCGAGACCCGGCAGAATTGAGTGGCGGTCAGAGACAACGTGTGGCAATCGCGCGCGCAATCGTCACGAAGCCTAAAGTGTTGCTGTTGGACGAGCCCTTATCTGCTTTAGACAAGCGTCTCAGAAAAGACATGCAATACGAATTACGGGAACTGCAAAAGCGCTTAGGGATTACCTTTATATTCGTGACCCATGATCAAGAAGAAGCGCTCGCCATGAGTGACGAAATCTTCGTTTTAAATGATGGTCAGGTGTTACAAAGTGGTACGCCGGTCGACATCTATGATGAACCAATCAACCACTTCGTAGCCGAATTTATCGGAGACTCGAACATTGTTCCCGGTAAGATGATTGCGGATTACCAGGTTGAATTTGTTAATCGACTTTTTGAATGTGCCGATGCCGGGATGCGGCCAAACGAGCGGGTTGAAGTAGTGCTCAGACCAGAGGATTTAGACATTACGACCGTGGAGCAGGGTAAGATTGTGGTGAAGGTGGAGACACAGCTGTTTCTGGGGGATCACTACGAAATTCTGGGAGTTGACGTAGACGATAACGAATGGCTGATTCACTCTACTAATCCAACAGAAGAAGGCAAAGAGGTGGGCCTTTTCTTCGAACCCGAGGATATTCATGTCATGCGCTTCGGCGAATCGGAGGAGGACTTCGATGCGAGACTGGAGGGGTACGAAGAAGATGATGAATAAGAGAAAATATTTTTTCCTTGCACCATACGTTTTATGGATCACCTTTTTTGTCGTGCTCCCGATTATCCTAATTACCTACCAATCCTTTACCGACATTGCTGGTAAGTTGACGTTGTCTAATTATGTCACATTCTTCACTAACGGGACCTTCTTAAAGATGACCCTCAGTTCGTTCTGGTATGCCTTCCTGATTACACTATTTGCACTGCTCATTAGCTATCCTGCTGCGTATATCTTAAGCACACTAAAACGCGCGCAACTCTGGTTACTGCTGATCATTCTCCCAACGTGGATTAATCTTCTGCTGAAGGCTTACGCATTCATCGGTATCCTGGGTCGGGATGGCATGGTCAACAGTTTCCTGGGTTTCTTCGGGGTGGCGCCTCAAGGGATGCTCTTCACAAGTTTTGCCTTCTTATTTGTGGCGACTTACATCGAGATTCCATTCATGATTCTACCAATCTATAATTCCGTCATCGAGCTTGATCCGGCGCTGCTACGGGCGAGTCAGGATTTAGGTGCGTCGAAGTTCCAGACTTTCAAAAAAGTTGTGTTGCCACTGACGCTGCCGGGTATCCAAGCAGGGGTTCAGGCAGTCTTCATCCCGTCACTCTCACTCTTCATGTTAACTAGGCTGATTGGTGGTAACAAGGTGATTACACTCGGTACCGCAATTGAGGAATACTTCTTGACGACGATGAATTGGGGCATGGGCTCCACCATCGGCGTGATTCTGATTGCTATCATGATTATCACGATGGTCTTCACTACCGACAGGAAAAAGAGAAATAGGAGGGTGAACTTCTAATGAAAAATATCAAGTGGGGTCGCATCTACTTATTTGTTGTCTTGGTGGTCCTTTACCTCCCAATTTTCTACCTGATTTTCTATTCATTCTCTACTGGTGAGCGAATGAGCAACTATCAAGGATTCACGTTCAGCCACTATGCGGATCTGTTCGCGGATAGCCGGCTGATCACGATTGTCATCAATACGATGATTATCGCATTGCTATCGAGCCTGATCGCCACAATCATTGGCACTCTAGGTGCCATTGCCATCAACCAGACCGTTTCGCGCCGCCAAAAGAATGTCCTGTTGACCCTCAATAACATTCTCTTGGTCTCGCCCGATGTCATCATCGGTGCAAGTTTTCTCATCTTCTTCACCGCACTCGGGATTGGTTTGGGCTTCGGCTCGGTCTTGTTTAGTCACATCGCATTCTCGATTCCAATTGTTGTTTTAATGGTTCTTCCCCGGTTAAAAGAAATGGATTCTGCATTAATTGATGTTGCTAAGGACCTTGGGGCAAGTGACATGCAGGTTTTGAGTCGTGTGCTGTTGCCATTCATTACTCCGGGAATTTTATCCGGCTTCTTCATGGCATTCACGTACTCACTGGATGACTTTGCCGTAACATTCTTTGTTACAGGTAACGGGTTCTCCACCCTGTCGGTTGAAATCTATTCAAGAGCACGTCAGGGAATCAATTTAGAAATCAACGCACTCAGTGCTTTGATGTTCGTTTTTGCCTTGATTCTCGTAATTGGTTATTACCTAATTAGCACTCATAATAGGTCGAAGAAAGATAAGAAACGGGCGACGGTTTCTGGGGTGGTACGATGAAAAAGTTAATGACTGCTACACTAGCCATCCTCCTCGTCTGCCTAGGATTGTTCTTCTGGACAAAAGCGTTGAATCCGCAGCAGAGTGGTGGTGGCGCTAAGTCTGTCACAATCTACAATTGGGGTGACTACCTCGATCCTGCGCTAATCAAGAAGTTTGAGCGGCAGACTGGCTATCGTGTCACCTATGAGACCTTTGATAGCAACGAGGCAATGTACACGAAGATTAAACAGGGCGGTACTAGTTATGACTTGGCTGTGCCGTCCGAATACATGATTGAGAAACTTCAAAAAGCTCATCTGCTCGAAGGAATTGACAAGAGTAAAATTAAAAATTTCAAGGAAATCGATCCTTTATTCCTCCATCGTTCCTTCGATCCGCAGAATAATTATTCCGTTCCTTATTTTTGGGGGACACTGGGAATTATCTATAACGATCAGATGGTTAAACCGGGCACGATTGAGCATTGGGATGATCTCTGGCACAGTCAACTAAGAAACAAGATCCTACTCGTGGATAGCGCGCGAGATATCATGGGCTTCTCGCTCGTTTCTTTGGGTTACTCAATGAATTCGACGAACCACGTACAGTTGAAACTGGCTCAAACCAAATTGAATGAGCTGAGTTATAATGTGAAGGCCATCGTTGCCGACGAGCTGAAAATGTACATGATTCAAAACGAAGCCGCGGTCGGCGTTACTTGGTCAGGTGAGGCCAGTGAAATGCTCGCTGCAAACAAGCACCTGCACTACGTAGTACCTTCAGAGGGAAGTAACCTTTGGTTTGACAACATGGTGATTCCAAAGACGGTGAAGAATAAGGCTGGTGCATACGCTTTTATCAACTTTATGCTTGAGCCAAAGAATGCCGCCCAAAATGCGGAATATGTGGGTTACGCGACGCCGGTCAAGCGGGCAAAGGAGATCCTACCAAAGAGCATTAGCTCCGATCAGCAGTTCTATCCTAGTGAGAAAACAATGGAAAAACTTGAAGTTTACCGTGACTTGGGGACGAAAATAGTTCAGGACTACAACGATTTGTTCCTTGAATTCAAAATGTATGTCAGATAGTTACTAGAAGACATGATTTGACGTGCTATAATATTTTACATAGACAGGAGAGATACATATGTTACAAGATTGGGCTCATCTTTTAACGCTACAGAACTTAATGAATTTGCTAGATATCTTGATTGTCTGGTATATTATTTATCGTTTAATCATGTTGGTGCGCGGCACGAAAGCGGTACAGTTAGTTAAGGGAATCGGCATCATTATCGTTATTCGACTGGCAAGCGGTTATTTGCAGTTACACACACTTGCCTACCTGGTCGATCAGATATTGGCCTGGAGTGTGATTGGTGTAATTGTCATCTTTCAACCAGAAATTCGCCGCGGCCTTGAACAGCTTGGTCGTGCCCCGATTTTTGGTGGAGCAAGCTTCTCTGAGAAGGAACAAAGCGAACAATTTGTGGAGCAGCTCGATAAGTCAATCCAGTACATGTCGAAACGCCGGATTGGTGCTTTAATCAGTATTCAACAGAAGACTGGCCTCGAGGATTATATCGAGACGGGTATTACAATCGATGCGGAGACTACCGGTGAATTGTTGATTAACATTTTCATTCCGAACACACCGCTCCATGATGGTGCCGTGATTATTCGTGACGGCCGAATCGCCGTTGCTGCGGCTTACCTACCATTGTCTGATAGTAATATGATTCCAAAGAATTTGGGCACTAGGCACCGGGCGGCTGTCGGTATTTCCGAAGTGACGGACGCCATCACTATTGTGGTGTCCGAGGAGACCGGTGGGGTAACCATTACGAAGAACAGTCAATTTATGGTTGATCTTTCGCGTGAGGATTACCTGAAGTACTTGCGCGCCCAGTTAGTCCCGGCGGCAGATGGTAAAGAACCTTGGTATCGGTCATTTCTTGATCGATTATGGAAATGGGGGTCGAAACAATGAAGAAACTGTTTGATAATCCCTGGATTTACCGGATTGTTGCACTTATTTTTACGATATTACTTTTCATCTACATCAATCAATCGCAGTTAACTTCGACGACGCCACAGAACCAGGAACAAACTACCAAAATGGCCACGAAGACGCAGTCTGTCAAAGTGACACTCCAAGTTAGCGCTAATACTGAGAAATACTTTGTGACAGGTTATCCGGAGAAGGTGACCGTCAAGTTGGAGGGTCCGAGCGCGCTGGTCACGTCGACGGTGAATACAATGAACTTTCGGGCCTTCATTGATTTATCGAAATTCAAGACGGGCAAGTACAATGTGCCGATCGAAATCTCTGGACTGAATAACCAAATTACATATTCGGTTAAACCGGCGCGGGTAGATGCGACCATTCAGACCAAGAAGTCGAAGAACTTCCCCATTCAGATTGTTTACAGCAAGGATGGCGTGCCAGACGGCTACGAAGTGGGAACGGCGAAGGCTGCGCCTAGCGTTGTCGCTGTAACGGGCCCGAAGAGTGAGATCGAACAAGTAGATCATATCGAGGCGAAGATTAGCGTACCTAAGGGTGCCACGCAGACCATT
This window harbors:
- the cdaA gene encoding diadenylate cyclase CdaA encodes the protein MLQDWAHLLTLQNLMNLLDILIVWYIIYRLIMLVRGTKAVQLVKGIGIIIVIRLASGYLQLHTLAYLVDQILAWSVIGVIVIFQPEIRRGLEQLGRAPIFGGASFSEKEQSEQFVEQLDKSIQYMSKRRIGALISIQQKTGLEDYIETGITIDAETTGELLINIFIPNTPLHDGAVIIRDGRIAVAAAYLPLSDSNMIPKNLGTRHRAAVGISEVTDAITIVVSEETGGVTITKNSQFMVDLSREDYLKYLRAQLVPAADGKEPWYRSFLDRLWKWGSKQ
- the tsaE gene encoding tRNA (adenosine(37)-N6)-threonylcarbamoyltransferase complex ATPase subunit type 1 TsaE, whose amino-acid sequence is MKQITIDSASAMQQLGEQIGHNLRPHDLLLLEGDLGAGKTTLTKGIARALGIRRPVKSPTFTIVREYREGKLPLFHMDMYRLEDGDTASLDLEAYLQEDGVVIMEWPNFVQTELPPEYLTIAIERDDTDLDSTRRIVKVSATGQRYEELLQQL
- a CDS encoding exodeoxyribonuclease III, producing the protein MKFISWNVNGLRAILKKNFTEFFTATDADFFAIQETKLQEEQVELELPGYETYFNFAKRKGYSGTAIFTKHTPLSVSYGIGNEIGDDEGRVITLEYKDFFFVTCYTPNSQDKLKRLSFRTVWDRDFKDYLVHLDEKKPVIFCGDLNVAHEPIDLKNNQTNHHNAGFSDEERAQFTALLDAGFIDSFRLLHPTEVKYSWWSYRFNARKNNAGWRIDYFGLSKGLAINVKESDILDQIMGSDHAPILLEMKDLEV
- a CDS encoding ABC transporter permease, with the protein product MKNIKWGRIYLFVVLVVLYLPIFYLIFYSFSTGERMSNYQGFTFSHYADLFADSRLITIVINTMIIALLSSLIATIIGTLGAIAINQTVSRRQKNVLLTLNNILLVSPDVIIGASFLIFFTALGIGLGFGSVLFSHIAFSIPIVVLMVLPRLKEMDSALIDVAKDLGASDMQVLSRVLLPFITPGILSGFFMAFTYSLDDFAVTFFVTGNGFSTLSVEIYSRARQGINLEINALSALMFVFALILVIGYYLISTHNRSKKDKKRATVSGVVR
- a CDS encoding ABC transporter permease, with the protein product MNKRKYFFLAPYVLWITFFVVLPIILITYQSFTDIAGKLTLSNYVTFFTNGTFLKMTLSSFWYAFLITLFALLISYPAAYILSTLKRAQLWLLLIILPTWINLLLKAYAFIGILGRDGMVNSFLGFFGVAPQGMLFTSFAFLFVATYIEIPFMILPIYNSVIELDPALLRASQDLGASKFQTFKKVVLPLTLPGIQAGVQAVFIPSLSLFMLTRLIGGNKVITLGTAIEEYFLTTMNWGMGSTIGVILIAIMIITMVFTTDRKKRNRRVNF
- the murB gene encoding UDP-N-acetylmuramate dehydrogenase, producing the protein MQLLDLLQEGINIQEHIPLSRFTFTKTGGPAEFIAFPRTIEQIKRLIEVTKENEIPLTVLGNASNLIIRDGGIKGLVILLNQMNQIIALSDHRIKAYAGARIINTSEAAYRQSLSGLEFAAGIPGSVGGAVYMNAGAYDGEIKDVLESVTVLTRDDELKTYTNEEMNFSYRHSLVQENGAVVLFAIFKLKPAKSEPIRTKMDHLNALRRAKQPLEYPSCGSVFKRPAGHYTGPLIIEAGLQGKQIGGAQVSMKHAGFIVNVDHATATDYVNLIHLIQTTIKEKYDINLETEVRIIGQEI
- a CDS encoding 3'-5' exonuclease — encoded protein: MNFIAMDFETANRSASSACSIALVMVRDNKVVDEYYSLINPEEQFEYRNVQVHGIHPEDVQAAPKFNEIWPSFSPLFSPHSLVVAHNARFDIRVLQAMLDKYGLARPNFLALDTLKTSRKFHPELPNHKLNTISAALEIDLQHHHHALSDSLACAQILIHDDEHFSDEPIKKLVQLIN
- a CDS encoding ABC transporter ATP-binding protein, whose protein sequence is MEPIIELRNIGKEYEDGFVALKDVNLEIESGKIYSLLGPSGSGKTTILQIIGGFSKPTTGSVLFEGKDIRSVDASKRQINTVFQNYGIFPHLDVYDNIAFGLVVRKLPKAEIDAAVKDALKMVRLEGFSDRDPAELSGGQRQRVAIARAIVTKPKVLLLDEPLSALDKRLRKDMQYELRELQKRLGITFIFVTHDQEEALAMSDEIFVLNDGQVLQSGTPVDIYDEPINHFVAEFIGDSNIVPGKMIADYQVEFVNRLFECADAGMRPNERVEVVLRPEDLDITTVEQGKIVVKVETQLFLGDHYEILGVDVDDNEWLIHSTNPTEEGKEVGLFFEPEDIHVMRFGESEEDFDARLEGYEEDDE
- a CDS encoding YbbR-like domain-containing protein, with protein sequence MKKLFDNPWIYRIVALIFTILLFIYINQSQLTSTTPQNQEQTTKMATKTQSVKVTLQVSANTEKYFVTGYPEKVTVKLEGPSALVTSTVNTMNFRAFIDLSKFKTGKYNVPIEISGLNNQITYSVKPARVDATIQTKKSKNFPIQIVYSKDGVPDGYEVGTAKAAPSVVAVTGPKSEIEQVDHIEAKISVPKGATQTIDQEVMLVAVDQDGRQLNTILTPATTHVTVPIVLPSKTVKVKLTQKNGESDKVYALTTDTARVRIYGHTADLKEIEEIEVPVDLTNQSVDYEDTFTLKKPTGVVKIDPAKIKVNVKIKGND
- a CDS encoding Na+/H+ antiporter, translating into MTVQLLEGVVLLISLVVVSNVINHYFSAIPTSLIQIGLGLVLALTFSITIPLKTDWFLLLFVAPLLYNDGRTFPKQDLWSLKRPIIINSIVLVFFTTFVGGAIIHLLIPSLPYAASFALAAILSPTDPVAVHSITSQAKLPKWIVNLVAGESLINDASGLIGFKYGVAATMTGVFSLFEAAGDFVYISVVGALTGFIAISLIRYALRSLIRRGFNDVTILAVINFITPFLIYLIAEYLHASGVIAVVVAGIFTALRGRNYLESGSEYVVVTNKSWEIIVYILNGMIFLILGIELPVAMNQAIQNPDIHTGYAVALVFAIWFILFLIRVLWIYGSNFVQFVFQKSQGKREQVTLSDALLSGLTGVRGAITMAAALSIPPLLNNEQPFPNRPLILFIAAGVIVLSLVMAVVLIPILTKRAFKLQLKQTLDETVEENVAPADSMSEKEAKNYLYNSAVQAVEEQRRQNENQRAALDVIDEYQKLIASLMHEEFGTESDQAQVLLKDELTLRRVGFRGEASTLEYLMYNGQITQKVYLELRKELADAFDALTNLHQGREVKRLKRMSYHLKHSRGILRKQFQSMFKLRAKQNPEKAFASKEMAKNALKFLSDFLSDDKQKEHQYNQRVVYRLVVAYRRKIAQLKANEHEQNSNYDAQVYQLRIVAFAAQRAAISNLVDARKLAPTLADKLRQEVNFAESALQLTVDTTE
- a CDS encoding ABC transporter substrate-binding protein — its product is MKKLMTATLAILLVCLGLFFWTKALNPQQSGGGAKSVTIYNWGDYLDPALIKKFERQTGYRVTYETFDSNEAMYTKIKQGGTSYDLAVPSEYMIEKLQKAHLLEGIDKSKIKNFKEIDPLFLHRSFDPQNNYSVPYFWGTLGIIYNDQMVKPGTIEHWDDLWHSQLRNKILLVDSARDIMGFSLVSLGYSMNSTNHVQLKLAQTKLNELSYNVKAIVADELKMYMIQNEAAVGVTWSGEASEMLAANKHLHYVVPSEGSNLWFDNMVIPKTVKNKAGAYAFINFMLEPKNAAQNAEYVGYATPVKRAKEILPKSISSDQQFYPSEKTMEKLEVYRDLGTKIVQDYNDLFLEFKMYVR